One part of the Amphiprion ocellaris isolate individual 3 ecotype Okinawa chromosome 24, ASM2253959v1, whole genome shotgun sequence genome encodes these proteins:
- the LOC111571822 gene encoding microtubule-associated protein 2-like isoform X1, translating to MADGRQPDEHWASNGQENGENGYSAYSSAYRENGYHGGAAAHPGTTVDDSANLPPSPPPSPSAEQIGPVAQAQPEESINKACCESAMKEDEPHMSSLHEKQVAAERPKPEGEELALNEPPLPSVKDKDLSDTYSTKRDNQNRMDALEEAAVNQMLLESEAKEALLTEDLSNPKAEDKVGIVVPSESGAPMSESKEKTGAVEAINKEDEGSDVRLHETPVTNIQNADQRQETVKSSPEPGTQLKTTSDIFVEHKSQSKIYFETFSKSQEEESPQTQSYYELSTAAEAKLSGENESIAQKLEEPQEEKVITSGKMSLEQRSLSLNITVGSSMAQTPKGEKLSTFSASLFPVSGSFDESAPSEESHTPQFPPAVSVTPTTTAQPEDIPTKAEAPLPSDKHTSSFERSGSLSEMLDLAGALPSPSLEKREFDMRRKSVPANVSALVGSSLAKLALADQTSRVVTRESQLEELGYCVFSEYSGPMPSPADVPSPGDSPHQHFPSVEGEVEEDVGATEVEGVHKGVQQKSLKGITPEISSKTIMEKKDALVKTSLILEKAVTSGIKPDRLRIPMTGSKDRLSEFRLETGLPGDLKIQAIPEVDIEKDPSREASPIPPDNSFTFNPSETGSKTPLTPSTPKSPDDTPPEAQITEGKAIKDVLAVVKAEKRFDSERVDDKQPELDKEKLKAETKKSEERHDKPSALSQCLGESTKEDDKKSEHETPARLGGRDRQDTSNTAQDLCTEKRLDEKEIHIQEVTLAKGSPMPQISSPVIIIPQAQVEEEAEEDDDIEIAEEPQEMMEEAEEPPHFKTDQAKESLITEVSKEEQKKEPVRLMVGDQLLDEDPKSGADDWSHSAQNSDDGEPATDSSHLSPCSDHDLPQQTEEGSRDEEMGMDKSEEDLQIDKMEEEKEDHEGIKTDQTREEGEKVGSDEKGEEENKMLEKEDEGTERMGKKDSKSVQEVDKTSDVLCQTSQAANDETTMDTSILDTDSGWMESQDDDKSIMTEQIEVLPKTQSSTSTPVVVDRPTKRGRGRGHYGTTDCKVSRKVLSHHPPREEMKKKKVGVRRADQNKVSALQSRSPSRKSVAKVVARHPRPAVLHGSARRKATGMEHHQPLSVAHQSRERTTSRQRKPSPTRAVLLKMAMQRRGSNHQPPRPGSACSLKRSPLVEAELCDLRPSSACSRPSPLPNKWAEKERSYRSPEKRSSLPRPAKSLTRHIPAAEQEDNSTPSRPTSIRTESRADGRSGRAPSMAGTDSARSRSVRSGASTPGSSAVTPGTPPSYSCRTPGSRTPGSHTPKSFSVLQEKKVAVIRTPPKSPSSAQRQLKVLNQPLPDLKNVKSKIGSTSNLKHQPKGGQIQILSEKLDFSHVQSKCGSKDNLKHTPKGGNVMIPSVKLDFSHVQSKCGSLDKIQHTAGGGNIQIQTKKIDLSHITSKCGSMSNIRHRPGGGNVRIDNVKLDFKEKAQAKVGSLDNTTHTPGGGNVMIESHKLTFRETAKARVDHGAEIVITQSPGIETGGTSPRLSSAGSINLLESPQLSTLAQDVTAALAKQGL from the exons ATGGCAGACGGTCGGCAGCCAGACGAGCACTGGGCCTCAAACGGCCAGGAAAATGGCGAGAATGGTTACTCTGCCTACAGCTCTGCCTACAGGGAGAATGGATACCATGGTGGAGCAGCTGCGCATCCTGGAACGACAG TGGATGACTCAGCCAATTtgcctccctcccctcccccctCTCCATCCGCTGAGCAGATTGGGCCCGTGGCACAAG CCCAGCCAGAAGAGAGTATCAATAAGGCATGTTGTGAGTCTGCTATGAAAGAAGATGAGCCTCACATGTCATCGCTACATGAGAAACAGGTGGCTGCTGAAAGACCAAAACCTGAAGGAGAAGAACTTGCCTTGAATGAACCTCCCCTTCCCTCTGTGAAAGACAAAGATCTTTCTGACACTTACTCAACTAAGCGGGATAATCAAAACAGAATGGATGCACTAGAAGAGGCTGCTGTGAACCAAATGCTTTTGGAGTCTGAAGCAAAAGAAGCTTTACTAACAGAAGACTTATCAAATCCTAAGGCAGAGGACAAAGTGGGAATTGTGGTACCGAGTGAATCAGGAGCCCCTATGAgtgagagcaaagaaaaaacagggGCAGTCGAGGCGATAAATAAGGAAGATGAGGGCAGTGATGTCAGGTTGCATGAGACACCAGTGACTAACATTCAAAATGCAGACCAGAGGCAAGAAACAGTGAAGTCAAGTCCTGAACCTGGCACACAGTTGAAAaccacttcagatatttttgtaGAACACAAATCACAATCAAAAATCTACTTTGAGACATTCTCCAAAAGCCAAGAAGAGGAGTCGCCACAAACCCAGAGCTATTATGAACTCAGCACAGCAGCAGAGGCAAAGTTAAGTGGAGAAAATGAGAGCATTGCACAAAAGCTCGAGgagccacaggaggaaaaagtTATAACATCTGGTAAGATGTCTTTAGAACAAAGAAGCCTCTCTCTGAACATTACTGTTGGGTCTTCAATGGCACAGACACCAAAGGGAGAGAAGTTAAGCACCTTCTCAGCAAGCTTGTTTCCAGTCAGTGGAAGCTTTGATGAATCAGCTCCATCCGAGGAAAGCCATACACCTCAATTTCCTCCCGCTGTCTCCGTTACCCCAACTACCACTGCACAACCTGAAGATATCCCCACCAAGGCAGAAGCGCCTTTACCTTCTGATAAGCACACATCTAGTTTTGAACGATCAGGAAGCCTCTCTGAGATGTTGGACTTGGCTGGAGCGCTGCCTAGTCCGTCACTCGAGAAGAGGGAGTTCGACATGAGACGGAAGTCAGTGCCTGCCAATGTATCGGCTCTAGTGGGGAGTTCTTTGGCAAAGCTTGCATTGGCAGATCAAACTTCAAGAGTGGTGACAAGAGAAAGCCAGCTGGAGGAACTTGGCTATTGTGTCTTCAGTGAGTACTCGGGGCCTATGCCTTCTCCTGCTGACGTTCCCAGTCCTGGAGACTCTCCACACCAGCATTTCCCTTCTGTGGAGGGTGAAGTAGAGGAAGATGTTGGGGCCACGGAAGTTGAAGGTGTTCACAAAGGAGTGCAGCAAAAAAGTCTTAAAGGAATTACCCCTGAGATCTCTTCAAAAACAATTATGGAAAAGAAAGATGCACTGGTCAAGACTAGCCTGATTCTTGAAAAAGCTGTGACAAGTGGAATAAAACCAGATCGTCTTAGAATTCCAATGACCGGTTCAAAAGACAGACTGAGTGAGTTTCGTTTAGAGACGGGCCTGCCTGGGGACCTAAAGATCCAAGCAATCCCAGAGGTAGACATTGAAAAAGACCCCTCAAGAGAGGCCTCTCCCATCCCACCAGACAATTCCTTTACTTTCAATCCCTCAGAAACTGGAAGCAAGACTCCCCTGACTCCCAGCACCCCCAAATCCCCAGATGACACACCTCCAGAAGCCCAAATCACTGAAGGGAAGGCAATAAAAGATGTCTTAGCAGTGGTGAAAGCAGAGAAAAGGTTCGATTCTGAGAGGGTTGATGATAAACAGCCAGAGTTAGACAAAGAAAAGTTGAAagctgagacaaaaaaatctgaagaaagACATGATAAACCCTCAGCGTTGTCTCAGTGTTTAGGTGAGAGCACAAAAGAAGATGACAAGAAGagtgaacatgagacacctgCAAGATTAGGAGGAAGAGATAGGCAAGATACCTCAAATACTGCTCAGGATTTATGCACAGAAAAGCGTTTAGATGAGAAAGAAATCCACATACAGGAAGTGACTCTGGCAAAAGGCTCACCAATGCCACAGATATCCTCTCCAGTCATCATTATACCTCAAGCACAAGTAGAGGAAGAAgcagaggaggatgatgatATCGAGATAGCTGAAGAGCCTCAAGAGATGATGGAAGAAGCTGAAGAGCCTCCGCACTTCAAGACAGATCAAGCAAAGGAAAGTCTAATTACGGAGGTTTCTAAAGAAGAGCAAAAGAAAGAGCCAGTGAGGCTGATGGTAGGTGATCAGCTGCTGGATGAAGATCCCAAGTCTGGAGCAGATGATTGGAGTCATAGTGCCCAAAACAGTGATGATGGGGAACCTGCAACAGACAGTTCGCACTTGTCTCCATGCTCTGATCATGACCTaccacagcaaacagaggaagGAAGCAGAGATGAAGAGATGGGAATGGATAAAAGTGAAGAGGACTTGCAAATAGATAAgatggaagaggagaaagaggatCATGAAGGGATAAAGACAGATCAAacaagagaggagggggagaaagtTGGTTCTGATGAGAAAGGTGAAGAGGAGaataaaatgttggaaaaagagGATGAGGGGACTGAGAGGATGGGGAAGAAGGACAGTAAGAGTGTTCAGGAGGTGGACAAGACCTCTGATGTTCTCTGCCAGACCAGTCAGGCAGCGAACGACGAAACCACCATGGACACGTCGATCCTTGATACAGACAGTGGCTGGATGGAGTCGCAAG ATGATGACAAAAGTATCATGACTGAGCAAATCGAAGTCCTTCCTAAGACCCAGAGTTCTACCAGCACACCAGTGGTGGTGGACAGACCCACTAAACGGGGCAGAGGAAGGGGCCACTATGGTACCACTGATTGTAAAGTGTCCCGCAAAGTACTGAGTCACCATCCACCAagagaggagatgaagaagaaaaaag TAGGCGTGAGGAGGGCTGACCAGAATAAGGTGTCAGCCCTCCAAAGTCGTTCTCCGTCTCGAAAGAGTGTAGCCAAAGTGGTGGCCAGACATCCTAGGCCTGCTGTGCTTCATGGCTCTGCTAGACGCAAGGCCACAG GTATGGAGCACCATCAGCCCCTAAGTGTGGCCCACCAGTCCAGGGAGAGGACCACT tcTCGACAGAGAAAACCT AGCCCCACCAGGGCCGTTCTGTTAAAGATGGCAATGCAGCGTCGGGGGTCCAATCACCAGCCCCCCCGGCCTGGCTCTGCCTGTAGCCTCAAACGGAGCCCTCTTGTGGAGGCGGAGCTCTGTGATTTGCGCCCCTCCTCTGCATGCTCCCGCCCATCACCTCTGCCCAACAAATGGGCAGAGAAG GAGAGATCataccgcagcccggagaagaGGTCGTCTCTACCTCGGCCGGCCAAGTCTCTGACCCGCCATATCCCTGCTGCTGAGCAAGAAGACAACAGCACACCCTCCAGGCCAACCT CGATCCGAACCGAGTCCAGAGCGGACGGCAGGTCTGGAAGAGCCCCTAGTATGGCAG GTACAGACTCGGCACGCTCCCGATCAGTCCGTAGCGGAGCCTCCACCCCGGGCTCCTCCGCCGTCACACCCGGCACGCCCCCCAGCTACTCCTGCCGCACTCCAGGCTCACGCACCCCTGGCAGCCACACACCAAAGTCCTTCAGCGTCCTCCAGGAGAAGAAGGTGGCGGTGATCCGGACCCCACCCAAGTCGCCGTCCTCCGCTCAGCGGCAGCTGAAAGTTCTCAATCAGCCCCTGCCCGACTTGAAGAATGTAAAGTCCAAGATCGGGTCCACCTCCAACCTTAAACATCAACCTAAAGGCGGACAG attcaaATTTTAAGCGAGAAGCTGGACTTCAGTCATGTTCAGTCAAAGTGCGGCTCCAAGGATAATCTGAAGCACACGCCCAAAGGAGGCAAT GTCATGATTCCGAGTGTTAAGCTGGACTTTAGCCATGTTCAGTCTAAATGTGGCTCCCTGGACAAAATTCAGCACACGGCAGGCGGGGGAAAC ATCCAAATCCAGACCAAGAAGATCGACTTGAGCCACATCACGTCCAAATGTGGCTCCATGTCCAACATCCGTCACAGACCAG GAGGAGGCAATGTCCGTATTGACAATGTGAAGCTGGACTTTAAAGAGAAGGCCCAAGCCAAGGTCGGCTCACTGGACAACACCACCCACACACCTGGAGGGGGGAATGTGATG ATCGAGAGCCACAAGCTGACCTTCAGGGAAACGGCGAAAGCTCGGGTGGACCACGGCGCAGAAATTGTCATCACCCAGTCCCCGGGGATCGAGACCGGGGGCACTTCTCCTCGTCTGTCCTCCGCAGGCAGCATCAACCTCCTGGAgtcacctcagctctctacgcTGGCTCAGGATGTCACCGCTGCCCTGGCCAAGCAGGGCTTATGA
- the LOC111571822 gene encoding microtubule-associated protein 2-like isoform X3, which produces MADGRQPDEHWASNGQENGENGYSAYSSAYRENGYHGGAAAHPGTTVDDSANLPPSPPPSPSAEQIGPVAQAQPEESINKACCESAMKEDEPHMSSLHEKQVAAERPKPEGEELALNEPPLPSVKDKDLSDTYSTKRDNQNRMDALEEAAVNQMLLESEAKEALLTEDLSNPKAEDKVGIVVPSESGAPMSESKEKTGAVEAINKEDEGSDVRLHETPVTNIQNADQRQETVKSSPEPGTQLKTTSDIFVEHKSQSKIYFETFSKSQEEESPQTQSYYELSTAAEAKLSGENESIAQKLEEPQEEKVITSGKMSLEQRSLSLNITVGSSMAQTPKGEKLSTFSASLFPVSGSFDESAPSEESHTPQFPPAVSVTPTTTAQPEDIPTKAEAPLPSDKHTSSFERSGSLSEMLDLAGALPSPSLEKREFDMRRKSVPANVSALVGSSLAKLALADQTSRVVTRESQLEELGYCVFSEYSGPMPSPADVPSPGDSPHQHFPSVEGEVEEDVGATEVEGVHKGVQQKSLKGITPEISSKTIMEKKDALVKTSLILEKAVTSGIKPDRLRIPMTGSKDRLSEFRLETGLPGDLKIQAIPEVDIEKDPSREASPIPPDNSFTFNPSETGSKTPLTPSTPKSPDDTPPEAQITEGKAIKDVLAVVKAEKRFDSERVDDKQPELDKEKLKAETKKSEERHDKPSALSQCLGESTKEDDKKSEHETPARLGGRDRQDTSNTAQDLCTEKRLDEKEIHIQEVTLAKGSPMPQISSPVIIIPQAQVEEEAEEDDDIEIAEEPQEMMEEAEEPPHFKTDQAKESLITEVSKEEQKKEPVRLMVGDQLLDEDPKSGADDWSHSAQNSDDGEPATDSSHLSPCSDHDLPQQTEEGSRDEEMGMDKSEEDLQIDKMEEEKEDHEGIKTDQTREEGEKVGSDEKGEEENKMLEKEDEGTERMGKKDSKSVQEVDKTSDVLCQTSQAANDETTMDTSILDTDSGWMESQDDDKSIMTEQIEVLPKTQSSTSTPVVVDRPTKRGRGRGHYGTTDCKVSRKVLSHHPPREEMKKKKVGVRRADQNKVSALQSRSPSRKSVAKVVARHPRPAVLHGSARRKATGMEHHQPLSVAHQSRERTTSRQRKPSPTRAVLLKMAMQRRGSNHQPPRPGSACSLKRSPLVEAELCDLRPSSACSRPSPLPNKWAEKERSYRSPEKRSSLPRPAKSLTRHIPAAEQEDNSTPSRPTCTDSARSRSVRSGASTPGSSAVTPGTPPSYSCRTPGSRTPGSHTPKSFSVLQEKKVAVIRTPPKSPSSAQRQLKVLNQPLPDLKNVKSKIGSTSNLKHQPKGGQIQILSEKLDFSHVQSKCGSKDNLKHTPKGGNVMIPSVKLDFSHVQSKCGSLDKIQHTAGGGNIQIQTKKIDLSHITSKCGSMSNIRHRPGGGNVRIDNVKLDFKEKAQAKVGSLDNTTHTPGGGNVMIESHKLTFRETAKARVDHGAEIVITQSPGIETGGTSPRLSSAGSINLLESPQLSTLAQDVTAALAKQGL; this is translated from the exons ATGGCAGACGGTCGGCAGCCAGACGAGCACTGGGCCTCAAACGGCCAGGAAAATGGCGAGAATGGTTACTCTGCCTACAGCTCTGCCTACAGGGAGAATGGATACCATGGTGGAGCAGCTGCGCATCCTGGAACGACAG TGGATGACTCAGCCAATTtgcctccctcccctcccccctCTCCATCCGCTGAGCAGATTGGGCCCGTGGCACAAG CCCAGCCAGAAGAGAGTATCAATAAGGCATGTTGTGAGTCTGCTATGAAAGAAGATGAGCCTCACATGTCATCGCTACATGAGAAACAGGTGGCTGCTGAAAGACCAAAACCTGAAGGAGAAGAACTTGCCTTGAATGAACCTCCCCTTCCCTCTGTGAAAGACAAAGATCTTTCTGACACTTACTCAACTAAGCGGGATAATCAAAACAGAATGGATGCACTAGAAGAGGCTGCTGTGAACCAAATGCTTTTGGAGTCTGAAGCAAAAGAAGCTTTACTAACAGAAGACTTATCAAATCCTAAGGCAGAGGACAAAGTGGGAATTGTGGTACCGAGTGAATCAGGAGCCCCTATGAgtgagagcaaagaaaaaacagggGCAGTCGAGGCGATAAATAAGGAAGATGAGGGCAGTGATGTCAGGTTGCATGAGACACCAGTGACTAACATTCAAAATGCAGACCAGAGGCAAGAAACAGTGAAGTCAAGTCCTGAACCTGGCACACAGTTGAAAaccacttcagatatttttgtaGAACACAAATCACAATCAAAAATCTACTTTGAGACATTCTCCAAAAGCCAAGAAGAGGAGTCGCCACAAACCCAGAGCTATTATGAACTCAGCACAGCAGCAGAGGCAAAGTTAAGTGGAGAAAATGAGAGCATTGCACAAAAGCTCGAGgagccacaggaggaaaaagtTATAACATCTGGTAAGATGTCTTTAGAACAAAGAAGCCTCTCTCTGAACATTACTGTTGGGTCTTCAATGGCACAGACACCAAAGGGAGAGAAGTTAAGCACCTTCTCAGCAAGCTTGTTTCCAGTCAGTGGAAGCTTTGATGAATCAGCTCCATCCGAGGAAAGCCATACACCTCAATTTCCTCCCGCTGTCTCCGTTACCCCAACTACCACTGCACAACCTGAAGATATCCCCACCAAGGCAGAAGCGCCTTTACCTTCTGATAAGCACACATCTAGTTTTGAACGATCAGGAAGCCTCTCTGAGATGTTGGACTTGGCTGGAGCGCTGCCTAGTCCGTCACTCGAGAAGAGGGAGTTCGACATGAGACGGAAGTCAGTGCCTGCCAATGTATCGGCTCTAGTGGGGAGTTCTTTGGCAAAGCTTGCATTGGCAGATCAAACTTCAAGAGTGGTGACAAGAGAAAGCCAGCTGGAGGAACTTGGCTATTGTGTCTTCAGTGAGTACTCGGGGCCTATGCCTTCTCCTGCTGACGTTCCCAGTCCTGGAGACTCTCCACACCAGCATTTCCCTTCTGTGGAGGGTGAAGTAGAGGAAGATGTTGGGGCCACGGAAGTTGAAGGTGTTCACAAAGGAGTGCAGCAAAAAAGTCTTAAAGGAATTACCCCTGAGATCTCTTCAAAAACAATTATGGAAAAGAAAGATGCACTGGTCAAGACTAGCCTGATTCTTGAAAAAGCTGTGACAAGTGGAATAAAACCAGATCGTCTTAGAATTCCAATGACCGGTTCAAAAGACAGACTGAGTGAGTTTCGTTTAGAGACGGGCCTGCCTGGGGACCTAAAGATCCAAGCAATCCCAGAGGTAGACATTGAAAAAGACCCCTCAAGAGAGGCCTCTCCCATCCCACCAGACAATTCCTTTACTTTCAATCCCTCAGAAACTGGAAGCAAGACTCCCCTGACTCCCAGCACCCCCAAATCCCCAGATGACACACCTCCAGAAGCCCAAATCACTGAAGGGAAGGCAATAAAAGATGTCTTAGCAGTGGTGAAAGCAGAGAAAAGGTTCGATTCTGAGAGGGTTGATGATAAACAGCCAGAGTTAGACAAAGAAAAGTTGAAagctgagacaaaaaaatctgaagaaagACATGATAAACCCTCAGCGTTGTCTCAGTGTTTAGGTGAGAGCACAAAAGAAGATGACAAGAAGagtgaacatgagacacctgCAAGATTAGGAGGAAGAGATAGGCAAGATACCTCAAATACTGCTCAGGATTTATGCACAGAAAAGCGTTTAGATGAGAAAGAAATCCACATACAGGAAGTGACTCTGGCAAAAGGCTCACCAATGCCACAGATATCCTCTCCAGTCATCATTATACCTCAAGCACAAGTAGAGGAAGAAgcagaggaggatgatgatATCGAGATAGCTGAAGAGCCTCAAGAGATGATGGAAGAAGCTGAAGAGCCTCCGCACTTCAAGACAGATCAAGCAAAGGAAAGTCTAATTACGGAGGTTTCTAAAGAAGAGCAAAAGAAAGAGCCAGTGAGGCTGATGGTAGGTGATCAGCTGCTGGATGAAGATCCCAAGTCTGGAGCAGATGATTGGAGTCATAGTGCCCAAAACAGTGATGATGGGGAACCTGCAACAGACAGTTCGCACTTGTCTCCATGCTCTGATCATGACCTaccacagcaaacagaggaagGAAGCAGAGATGAAGAGATGGGAATGGATAAAAGTGAAGAGGACTTGCAAATAGATAAgatggaagaggagaaagaggatCATGAAGGGATAAAGACAGATCAAacaagagaggagggggagaaagtTGGTTCTGATGAGAAAGGTGAAGAGGAGaataaaatgttggaaaaagagGATGAGGGGACTGAGAGGATGGGGAAGAAGGACAGTAAGAGTGTTCAGGAGGTGGACAAGACCTCTGATGTTCTCTGCCAGACCAGTCAGGCAGCGAACGACGAAACCACCATGGACACGTCGATCCTTGATACAGACAGTGGCTGGATGGAGTCGCAAG ATGATGACAAAAGTATCATGACTGAGCAAATCGAAGTCCTTCCTAAGACCCAGAGTTCTACCAGCACACCAGTGGTGGTGGACAGACCCACTAAACGGGGCAGAGGAAGGGGCCACTATGGTACCACTGATTGTAAAGTGTCCCGCAAAGTACTGAGTCACCATCCACCAagagaggagatgaagaagaaaaaag TAGGCGTGAGGAGGGCTGACCAGAATAAGGTGTCAGCCCTCCAAAGTCGTTCTCCGTCTCGAAAGAGTGTAGCCAAAGTGGTGGCCAGACATCCTAGGCCTGCTGTGCTTCATGGCTCTGCTAGACGCAAGGCCACAG GTATGGAGCACCATCAGCCCCTAAGTGTGGCCCACCAGTCCAGGGAGAGGACCACT tcTCGACAGAGAAAACCT AGCCCCACCAGGGCCGTTCTGTTAAAGATGGCAATGCAGCGTCGGGGGTCCAATCACCAGCCCCCCCGGCCTGGCTCTGCCTGTAGCCTCAAACGGAGCCCTCTTGTGGAGGCGGAGCTCTGTGATTTGCGCCCCTCCTCTGCATGCTCCCGCCCATCACCTCTGCCCAACAAATGGGCAGAGAAG GAGAGATCataccgcagcccggagaagaGGTCGTCTCTACCTCGGCCGGCCAAGTCTCTGACCCGCCATATCCCTGCTGCTGAGCAAGAAGACAACAGCACACCCTCCAGGCCAACCT GTACAGACTCGGCACGCTCCCGATCAGTCCGTAGCGGAGCCTCCACCCCGGGCTCCTCCGCCGTCACACCCGGCACGCCCCCCAGCTACTCCTGCCGCACTCCAGGCTCACGCACCCCTGGCAGCCACACACCAAAGTCCTTCAGCGTCCTCCAGGAGAAGAAGGTGGCGGTGATCCGGACCCCACCCAAGTCGCCGTCCTCCGCTCAGCGGCAGCTGAAAGTTCTCAATCAGCCCCTGCCCGACTTGAAGAATGTAAAGTCCAAGATCGGGTCCACCTCCAACCTTAAACATCAACCTAAAGGCGGACAG attcaaATTTTAAGCGAGAAGCTGGACTTCAGTCATGTTCAGTCAAAGTGCGGCTCCAAGGATAATCTGAAGCACACGCCCAAAGGAGGCAAT GTCATGATTCCGAGTGTTAAGCTGGACTTTAGCCATGTTCAGTCTAAATGTGGCTCCCTGGACAAAATTCAGCACACGGCAGGCGGGGGAAAC ATCCAAATCCAGACCAAGAAGATCGACTTGAGCCACATCACGTCCAAATGTGGCTCCATGTCCAACATCCGTCACAGACCAG GAGGAGGCAATGTCCGTATTGACAATGTGAAGCTGGACTTTAAAGAGAAGGCCCAAGCCAAGGTCGGCTCACTGGACAACACCACCCACACACCTGGAGGGGGGAATGTGATG ATCGAGAGCCACAAGCTGACCTTCAGGGAAACGGCGAAAGCTCGGGTGGACCACGGCGCAGAAATTGTCATCACCCAGTCCCCGGGGATCGAGACCGGGGGCACTTCTCCTCGTCTGTCCTCCGCAGGCAGCATCAACCTCCTGGAgtcacctcagctctctacgcTGGCTCAGGATGTCACCGCTGCCCTGGCCAAGCAGGGCTTATGA